A part of Sediminispirochaeta bajacaliforniensis DSM 16054 genomic DNA contains:
- a CDS encoding type II toxin-antitoxin system Phd/YefM family antitoxin, with protein MKTLPVGDFKTHFSEVIDDVRSGEEIIITYGKKKENVAVLIPYKEYKKRNSLKLGLLRDKRYEIKPDFGMTEEELINL; from the coding sequence ATGAAAACCTTACCAGTTGGCGATTTTAAAACGCACTTCTCAGAAGTAATAGATGATGTTCGTTCTGGAGAAGAGATTATAATTACCTATGGAAAAAAGAAGGAAAATGTAGCAGTTCTTATTCCCTATAAAGAGTATAAAAAGCGAAACTCCCTAAAATTAGGATTACTACGAGATAAGCGGTATGAAATTAAACCAGATTTTGGGATGACAGAAGAAGAGTTAATAAATTTATGA
- a CDS encoding type II toxin-antitoxin system VapC family toxin: protein MRYLIDTHYLLWSLFEPEKITKRILNIFLNEEDEKYVSGINFWEIALKYSLGKLELDGLNPEQISEVSMETGYHVAELDYKVFASYYKLPKKENHKDPFDRLLIWQAIQNNYTLLTRDGKIEQYVSDGLKVIVGT, encoded by the coding sequence ATGAGGTATTTGATAGATACACACTATCTTTTATGGTCATTGTTTGAACCAGAGAAGATAACGAAACGAATCTTGAATATATTTTTGAATGAAGAGGATGAAAAATATGTATCTGGAATAAACTTCTGGGAGATAGCATTAAAATATTCATTAGGTAAGTTAGAATTAGATGGGCTAAATCCTGAACAAATAAGTGAAGTATCAATGGAGACAGGATATCATGTAGCAGAATTAGATTACAAAGTATTTGCGTCATACTATAAGCTACCGAAAAAAGAAAATCATAAAGATCCATTTGATAGACTGCTAATATGGCAGGCAATACAAAATAATTATACATTACTAACAAGAGATGGAAAGATAGAACAGTATGTATCTGATGGATTAAAGGTGATTGTTGGAACATAA
- a CDS encoding ABC transporter substrate-binding protein yields the protein MSKKGMYSIAFAMLFTVCAVIVTQCVRSETHQGATSGQGGIILGFSQIGAESAWRKCNTRSIQQASEESGVQLLFANAEQKQENQIKAMRSFIAYQVDVIGFVPIVADGWDNILREAMDAGIPVLVTDRKIHTEDDRLYAGFIGTDSEQEGREAAFFLLKKFSRLGNQDETGDKPVRIIEISGTEGSSVALGRAAGFREALADYPEFTIIHSQSGDFLRSKGYEIMRNLLEVYSDFEVVFSHNDGMTLGILDAMREAGIRPGNDVVIVTIDAEQAAIDALRRGEVNCVIECNPKTGPAIMSLAKRLARGEKIPRLLHVDETVFSEYDDLSSVAPRGY from the coding sequence ATGTCAAAAAAAGGAATGTATAGTATCGCTTTTGCTATGCTCTTCACTGTATGCGCCGTCATTGTAACCCAGTGTGTTCGTTCCGAGACGCATCAGGGAGCAACCTCTGGTCAGGGAGGGATTATTCTCGGCTTTTCGCAAATTGGTGCGGAAAGTGCATGGAGAAAATGTAATACCAGGTCTATTCAACAGGCGTCGGAGGAAAGCGGGGTTCAGCTGCTTTTTGCGAATGCCGAACAGAAACAGGAAAATCAAATAAAGGCGATGCGTTCCTTTATCGCCTATCAGGTGGATGTGATCGGTTTCGTTCCCATTGTGGCCGACGGGTGGGACAATATTTTGCGGGAAGCTATGGATGCAGGAATTCCCGTCCTTGTCACCGATCGAAAGATCCACACCGAGGATGATCGTTTGTATGCAGGCTTTATCGGGACCGACAGCGAGCAGGAGGGGCGGGAGGCCGCTTTTTTTCTTTTAAAGAAATTTTCCCGATTGGGTAATCAGGATGAAACCGGCGACAAACCCGTACGAATCATTGAAATTTCGGGTACCGAAGGCTCCTCCGTTGCCCTTGGTCGGGCCGCCGGTTTCAGGGAGGCCCTTGCGGACTACCCCGAATTTACCATTATTCACTCCCAATCCGGTGATTTTCTCAGGTCCAAGGGCTATGAGATCATGAGGAACCTTCTTGAGGTCTACAGTGATTTCGAGGTGGTTTTTTCTCACAACGACGGGATGACCCTGGGTATTCTTGATGCCATGCGTGAGGCTGGAATTCGTCCCGGAAATGATGTGGTGATTGTTACCATAGACGCCGAACAGGCGGCCATCGATGCCCTGAGGCGTGGTGAGGTAAATTGTGTAATCGAGTGTAATCCGAAGACGGGCCCCGCCATCATGTCTCTTGCAAAGAGGCTGGCCCGGGGAGAAAAGATTCCTCGTTTATTGCATGTCGATGAAACCGTCTTTTCGGAGTATGACGACCTCTCTTCGGTTGCTCCCCGGGGGTATTGA
- a CDS encoding sensor histidine kinase — MTTSLRLLPGGIELDRWKSRSIQQTLRHSYIIIICLTLVAPMISLAFSWYQTLRYDRMITNVSRTNRLNQIVKSDISNELWDIVAGNKSFDEGQQYGIIRNINMQLDSIMRDTEVRENRQLLEVAGRAMNTLTDYVDRLGNQMRKRFPVTENEAILDEIRGVAELVSDILQDFIVLEIESASRTNESIKQTATLLSLLQIVVVAVVVLFAVFAQRSVSTSINRPIRELEALSNQIAAGNLSARAESPHVEELDNLTENLNIMAVKIKELINANIQEQKNLQKSEMKALQAQITPHFLYNTLDSIIWLAEGREYEQVISVTRSFSNFFRRSLNRGKEWVTVRDEFEHVENYLTIQKIRYRDILDFTIEYDGAMADKSMLKLLLQPLVENALYHGIKNKRGRGMITVRGWREDGKLCFRVEDNGIGLKAERLEEIRRQIDVELDSSMLSDVYGLYNVNKRLALYYDSLTKLDISSVYREGTAVSFRLPEMKNHV, encoded by the coding sequence ATGACGACCTCTCTTCGGTTGCTCCCCGGGGGTATTGAATTGGACCGATGGAAGAGCAGAAGTATTCAGCAGACCCTTCGCCATTCTTACATCATCATTATCTGTTTGACGCTTGTAGCCCCCATGATCAGCCTTGCCTTTTCATGGTATCAAACCCTTCGCTACGATAGGATGATAACCAACGTAAGCAGGACGAATCGACTCAATCAGATCGTCAAGAGTGATATTTCCAATGAGCTGTGGGACATCGTCGCAGGGAATAAGAGCTTCGATGAGGGGCAGCAGTACGGCATCATTCGAAACATCAACATGCAGCTTGATTCGATTATGCGGGATACTGAGGTACGTGAGAATCGCCAGCTGCTGGAGGTGGCCGGACGGGCGATGAACACCCTGACCGATTATGTAGACAGGCTCGGTAATCAGATGCGTAAGCGTTTTCCGGTGACGGAGAATGAGGCGATTCTCGACGAGATCAGGGGCGTTGCCGAACTTGTTTCGGATATTCTGCAGGATTTTATTGTGCTCGAGATCGAATCGGCTTCCCGAACCAACGAAAGCATCAAGCAGACGGCCACTCTTTTGTCGCTTCTTCAGATCGTCGTCGTTGCTGTTGTCGTTCTCTTTGCCGTCTTTGCCCAGAGGTCGGTCTCCACCAGTATCAACAGACCGATCAGAGAGCTGGAAGCCTTATCCAACCAGATCGCCGCCGGTAATTTATCCGCGAGGGCCGAGTCTCCCCATGTGGAGGAGCTTGATAACCTCACTGAAAACCTCAATATCATGGCGGTGAAGATCAAAGAGCTGATCAATGCCAATATTCAGGAACAAAAGAATCTTCAAAAATCGGAGATGAAGGCCCTGCAGGCACAGATAACCCCTCATTTCCTCTACAATACCCTCGATTCGATCATCTGGCTGGCCGAGGGACGGGAATATGAGCAGGTCATTTCGGTTACCCGCAGTTTTTCGAACTTTTTCAGGCGCTCTTTGAACCGTGGAAAGGAGTGGGTCACGGTTCGGGATGAGTTTGAGCATGTGGAGAACTACCTCACCATCCAGAAGATCCGCTATCGTGATATTCTCGATTTTACAATCGAATACGACGGAGCGATGGCCGATAAAAGTATGCTCAAACTGCTGCTTCAGCCTTTGGTGGAAAATGCTTTATACCACGGCATCAAAAACAAACGGGGTCGGGGAATGATCACGGTCCGGGGATGGCGGGAGGATGGAAAGCTTTGTTTCCGGGTCGAGGATAACGGGATCGGGCTCAAGGCTGAACGGCTGGAAGAGATCAGAAGGCAGATTGATGTCGAGCTGGATAGTTCGATGCTCAGCGATGTATACGGCCTGTACAATGTGAATAAACGGCTTGCCCTCTACTACGATAGTCTGACGAAACTGGACATTTCCAGCGTTTATCGTGAGGGAACCGCCGTTTCGTTTCGATTACCGGAGATGAAAAACCATGTATAG
- a CDS encoding response regulator: protein MYSVFLVEDEIVTREGIRNSIPWDRTPYTLAGEAPDGEMALSILRDIKPDILITDIKMPFMDGLALSRIVKKDQPWMKIIILSGHDEFQYAKEAISIGVEEYLLKPVSATDMLRSLKKVTDQIEAEQKRMTNIETLRMKIESTEEVVREKWLCNLVTGQINGSDTVEKARSLGIDLIANGYLVLIVEIFTSPDNYAACTIVKSLIAELVKGRNDLLLFSQSLVKQTMIIKDISRDSLDDRVYPLAQAIQFEAQRRNGDCRISIGIGTVAEHIGEISRSYSDAEKAVRYMSLTGKKNILSFGDIPWCKPSECLWLDADPVAERLRFACIEEIDDILAPYMELLDERAAATNLSYCLLVCGDIIEAISMLVEEFKGDPHDIIPSDLRREHIIASSRSRASFAAELRSIIEHWIAFRDSRLNSRHHALIAKAKQYIDENYMSQDISLNCVAAQVNVSPNHFSTIFSQEAGITFIEYLTSVRINAAKRLLSGSGMKCADIAYEVGYGDPHYFSFIFKKTMGIAPSEFRLSPSERSVPAQ from the coding sequence ATGTATAGTGTATTTCTTGTCGAAGACGAAATTGTCACCCGGGAAGGTATCCGCAACAGTATACCATGGGACAGAACCCCCTATACCCTTGCCGGGGAAGCGCCCGACGGGGAGATGGCCCTTTCCATTTTACGGGATATAAAGCCCGACATTCTCATCACCGACATCAAGATGCCCTTTATGGACGGCCTTGCCCTTTCCAGGATTGTGAAGAAGGACCAGCCCTGGATGAAGATCATCATTCTTTCCGGTCATGATGAATTTCAGTATGCAAAAGAGGCCATCTCCATCGGTGTGGAGGAATATCTGCTTAAGCCCGTCTCTGCGACCGACATGCTCAGATCCTTGAAAAAGGTAACCGATCAGATTGAGGCGGAACAGAAGCGGATGACAAATATTGAGACGCTTCGAATGAAGATCGAATCAACCGAAGAGGTGGTCAGGGAGAAATGGCTCTGCAATCTTGTCACCGGTCAGATCAATGGTTCCGATACCGTGGAGAAGGCTCGTTCTCTCGGAATAGATCTGATCGCAAATGGGTACCTCGTTCTTATCGTGGAAATCTTCACCAGCCCCGACAACTATGCAGCGTGTACCATTGTAAAATCCCTGATCGCCGAACTTGTAAAAGGTCGGAACGATCTACTTCTTTTCTCGCAGAGCCTGGTCAAACAAACCATGATCATCAAGGACATATCCAGGGACTCCCTTGATGATCGCGTCTATCCCCTTGCCCAGGCAATACAATTTGAGGCGCAAAGGAGAAACGGCGATTGCAGAATCTCCATCGGTATCGGCACCGTAGCCGAACACATCGGTGAGATTTCCCGTTCCTACAGCGATGCCGAAAAAGCCGTACGCTATATGTCCCTGACTGGCAAAAAGAACATTCTCTCTTTCGGCGACATACCGTGGTGTAAACCATCGGAATGCTTGTGGCTTGATGCCGATCCCGTGGCCGAACGTCTCCGCTTTGCCTGCATAGAGGAGATAGACGATATTCTCGCTCCCTACATGGAACTTCTCGATGAACGGGCGGCGGCGACGAACCTCAGCTACTGCCTCCTTGTCTGCGGCGATATCATCGAGGCCATATCCATGCTCGTCGAGGAGTTTAAGGGCGATCCCCACGACATCATCCCTTCCGATCTTCGCCGGGAACACATTATCGCCTCTTCCCGCTCCCGTGCTTCCTTTGCCGCCGAACTCCGGTCGATCATAGAACACTGGATCGCCTTTCGGGATTCCCGCCTGAACTCCAGACACCATGCTCTCATTGCAAAAGCAAAGCAGTACATCGATGAAAACTATATGAGTCAGGATATCTCCCTCAATTGCGTTGCGGCCCAGGTGAACGTGAGCCCGAATCACTTCAGCACCATCTTCTCCCAGGAGGCGGGTATCACCTTTATCGAGTATCTGACCTCGGTAAGAATCAATGCCGCAAAGCGGCTCCTTTCCGGAAGCGGAATGAAATGTGCCGATATTGCCTATGAAGTGGGGTATGGTGATCCCCATTATTTCAGTTTCATCTTTAAAAAGACGATGGGAATCGCTCCGAGCGAATTTCGCCTTTCTCCTTCGGAAAGAAGCGTACCTGCCCAGTAA
- a CDS encoding ABC transporter substrate-binding protein, translated as MKRLLVFSLALMTIVGGFLFANGESEAPQADDGLIVVGYAQVGAESDWRTANTESFKSTFTEANGYKLIFDDAQQKQENQIKAIRNFIQQDVDYIVVAPVVETGWETVLGEAKAAGIPVILSDRQMKLSDDSLYTAWVGGNFLKEGQDGVKWLNDYLKKNGRDQEDLNVVLLQGTIGSSAQVGRTQGITEGLDANPHLHLLAKQTGEFTQAKGQEVMESFLKAYPDIDIVFAENDNMAFGAIDAIKAVGKVPGKDIIIVSFDAVHEAFNKMIAGELNCAVECNPLHGPRVAEIIQKLEKGQKVDKIQYVVEKVFDQENAAEVLPTRKY; from the coding sequence ATGAAAAGGCTGCTGGTTTTTTCTTTGGCCCTAATGACAATCGTTGGTGGGTTTTTATTTGCAAATGGCGAATCCGAGGCTCCTCAGGCGGATGACGGGCTTATCGTGGTGGGTTATGCACAGGTCGGCGCCGAATCAGATTGGCGGACGGCTAATACCGAATCCTTCAAAAGCACGTTTACCGAAGCGAACGGCTATAAACTGATCTTTGATGATGCCCAGCAGAAGCAGGAGAATCAGATCAAGGCGATAAGAAACTTCATCCAACAAGATGTCGACTACATCGTTGTCGCTCCTGTTGTGGAAACCGGATGGGAAACGGTCCTCGGCGAGGCAAAGGCCGCCGGAATCCCCGTGATCCTCTCGGACCGCCAGATGAAGCTCTCTGACGACTCCCTCTACACCGCCTGGGTCGGTGGGAACTTCCTTAAGGAAGGGCAGGACGGAGTAAAGTGGCTCAACGATTATCTGAAAAAGAACGGACGCGATCAGGAGGATTTGAACGTCGTGCTCCTTCAGGGAACCATCGGTTCTTCGGCTCAGGTAGGACGGACCCAGGGCATTACCGAAGGTTTGGATGCCAATCCCCATCTTCATCTCCTGGCAAAACAGACCGGTGAATTTACCCAGGCGAAGGGGCAGGAGGTTATGGAGTCCTTTCTGAAGGCCTATCCCGATATCGATATCGTCTTTGCCGAGAACGATAACATGGCCTTCGGCGCCATCGATGCCATCAAGGCTGTCGGAAAGGTCCCGGGCAAGGATATCATTATCGTTTCCTTCGATGCCGTTCACGAGGCCTTCAATAAGATGATTGCCGGAGAGCTCAACTGTGCCGTGGAATGTAATCCCTTACACGGTCCGAGGGTAGCGGAGATCATCCAGAAGCTCGAGAAGGGGCAGAAGGTCGACAAGATACAGTACGTGGTGGAAAAGGTGTTCGATCAGGAGAATGCCGCCGAGGTTCTACCCACTCGAAAATACTGA